One stretch of Lytechinus variegatus isolate NC3 chromosome 17, Lvar_3.0, whole genome shotgun sequence DNA includes these proteins:
- the LOC121430754 gene encoding uncharacterized protein LOC121430754 gives MATSKPGAQSADDDWDDYLHGMFKKLKVDPERLKDDTTYGTSGTKQSSRWYNQSIKPPKKTRKSLALRSSRNRLSPYRSLLTCHGGKATCENPLIRSSKFTASSEQANRLAHGKMWSESGNVKVKFAAGVGKCSCPKEEVPCRCDTKKDGDVCRCGRKVPPCHIGSKCKSKLLSFRTLATIIEESGEAVSKEKRSEKKLFSTVPSYKLHDGAASKAACVRDASADASARPHFSNYRDGATGFNVSPKMHVPLATPPATTPFPSQSSVGPAGRTSNVSCRVPARPEYSCSQEARMAIDGLPDDTSVDDLAGYFDSIVYIPRKMSAMAEMMYT, from the coding sequence GCTAAAAGATGATACCACCTATGGCACCTCTGGGACGAAGCAGAGTTCTCGCTGGTACAACCAGTCCATCAAACCGCCAAAGAAAACCCGTAAATCTCTTGCCCTGCGGAGCTCAAGGAACAGACTGAGTCCATACAGGAGCCTTCTGACTTGCCATGGAGGGAAAGCAACGTGCGAGAATCCGTTAATACGGAGTAGTAAGTTTACCGCTTCGTCTGAACAGGCGAATCGGTTGGCACACGGCAAGATGTGGTCCGAATCTGGAAATGTCAAAGTGAAGTTTGCAGCTGGTGTTGGGAAGTGCTCATGCCCTAAAGAGGAAGTACCATGCAGGTGTGACACAAAGAAGGATGGCGATGTGTGTAGGTGTGGAAGGAAGGTTCCCCCATGCCACATTGGTAGCAAGTGCAAATCTAAGCTTTTATCGTTCAGAACGCTGGCCACCATCATTGAGGAATCTGGTGAAGCAGTTTCAAAAGAGAAACGATCTGAGAAGAAATTGTTTTCTACCGTGCCATCTTACAAGCTGCATGATGGCGCTGCAAGTAAAGCAGCATGTGTGCGCGATGCTTCGGCTGATGCGTCTGCTCGCCCACACTTTTCAAACTATCGAGACGGTGCTACAGGTTTCAACGTTTCTCCAAAGATGCATGTTCCCTTAGCTACTCCACCAGCCACAACTCCATTTCCATCTCAGAGTTCAGTCGGACCGGCTGGCAGGACTTCTAACGTGTCTTGCCGCGTGCCTGCTCGCCCGGAGTATTCTTGTTCGCAAGAGGCAAGAATGGCCATTGACGGTCTTCCTGATGATACGTCGGTTGATGACCTGGCAGGCTATTTTGATAGCATTGTCTACATTCCGAGGAAAATGTCGGCCATGGCGGAGATGATGTATACATGA